AACAATAGAGAAATTGGAAACTTCATGTGttgctgatgagaatgtaaaatagtacagtCACTGTGGGAAGCAggcaattcctcaaaaagttaaacacagaattaccatatgacctaagcaattccattcctagattACACATCCCAAGAcaactgaaaacatatgttcacacaaaaacttgtatacaaatgttcatagcaccattattcataatagtcaaaaagtagaaaaaaatttgaatgcCCATCGACTGATGGCATCCATATATTGGAGTATCATcttgccataaaaaggaaagaagtagtgatacatgctacaacatggatgaaccttgaaaacagtaTGGTAAGTGAAAGTAGCCAGACACAAAGGAcaacatactatatgattccatttgtatacaAGGTCCAAAATAGACAAATCTGAGAGAAAGCAGATTAGCAGTTGCCAGAGAacaggggagaagggaaaggacagTGACTGCTAAAGGGTACAACTTtcctttttggggtgatgaaaatgttctgtaattAGAtagtgaaaaggaaatggcaacccactccagtgttcttgcctggagaatcccaggggtggcggagcctggtgggctgccgtctatggggtcgcacagagtcggacacgactgaagcgacttagcagcagcagcagcaagggttatACAATCTTGTGGATATGCCAAAAACTGCTGAGTTGTACACTTTAAGgtagtgaattttatggtatgtgaattctatctcaataataaaaacagtaagaTAAGAGATcaatttaaaaatgcacaaaatatCTGAACAAACACttcatcaataaatatatatatatacatacatggcaagttagacatgaaaagatgctcaatatcattacttattagggaaattaaaattaaaaacacaatgaaatgcCACTCTACATCTTTTTTAGAATGTCTCAAATTAAagactacacacatacacacacacacagactgtaaCCAAATGCTGGCTAGGATGTAAAACACTGGAACTcccatacactgctgctgctgctgctaagttgcttcagtcgtgtccgactctgtgctagtggaaatataaaataactttggaaaacagtttggcagttttgtaaaatgttaaatttcatttACCATATGACCTAAGCATTCCACAACCAGATATTTACCCAAGagtaatgaaaacatatgtccctACAAAGATAGGTATGTGAATGTTTCTAACAGCTTTACTTGTAATAGCCAAAAACCGTTAATCCAAATATGCAACAATAGGATGTACAAACTAGGGTATATAGCATTCAATagtaacaaaaaagaatgaagtattgatacatgaAATAACATGGAATTAcaaattatactaagtgaaagaagccacacaaaaataatatataccatAAGATTACATTTgtacaaaaaatttaaatgcaaaataaactaTAGTGATAGAAAGTGGAAAGGGAGGCACTTAAAAAGGGACACAATGAAGACACTTCAGGAGTATTGAATATGTTTGCTGtctggattgtggtgatggtttcaaaTTTTACCAAACTGTATgctttaaatatatgcaattcATTATATATCAAGTATACCTTAATAAAgctgtgcagaaaaaaaaaaaagaaataatctaaaaGAAAACACCGACAACATATATAAATTTGGGTGATGTAGCTAAAGTAATGCTTCTGGAGAAACGTTGTAACTTTATTAAAAAGGTATGTAACAAATGACATTATTCCACCTTAAGAAATTGGAAAATGAAGAGCAAAGAAAATAGTTAATAGAAAGAACAGGATGATAAAGAGcagaatgaaacagaaaacagaaaaataatatatttagcaCAAGCCACTTTTCAATGCAACTACCcaagtataaactttaaaatgccATTACTATGATACCTCCATAAAAGAAAGTGGTTGTGGCTCCAACCATTCTCTTGAGCTCTTGAGCTTGGGAAGCTTGTCAGTTATCAGATCCTTCTCATAACTTTTCATTGTGGCCCCAAATAACAGATTCcctagaaaaactaaaaaattagCTTCCTTAGTAAAGAGCATTCACgtgtattttctctttaattaatATTTGTGACCATAGATGGACATGAAACGGATTCTGAACATTAGACATCATGTTTTTCCTAAAGTGAGAGGGGACATTTGTATTCACAGGCCTTTTAAAAGTTAGCCAGAGAAGATTACTCCAATTGCAGTTCCCTTTTTTTCAGTCTGTCCACAAGCTTCTGCTGATGTCTTCCGAGCCTGCCTCCTTTAAGCAGAGGAGCTCCTTCTGGACCGACCAGCAGAGCCCCCTGAGAAGCCAGGCTTCCTACAACATTGCCCAATCGAGCCGGTGCAGCAATTCTCAGCCTGGCCTCAAGGAGGCGCGTGTGGAGCTTTCCGAAACTGCAGCTTTCCGAACGGGAAAGCTGCAGCTTTCTGGCTCCTGAAGCACACACAGGATGGGCCTcttagagagggaaggaagggcttTTGAACAAAATTTGCTGGTCTTCAAGCTCTAAGAGGCCCAAACTCCTCCCCTCCCGCCCCCGCCGGTGCCTGAGAAGCTGTCATAAAGCCTGTGTCCCCGGTAGAACTTCCATCACGCACGACCCCGCTCCTTCACCCCTACCGGTGAGCAAGGTGCGAGCGGCCTCCGCAGCGGAAAAGTTGAATGGCCGCGACTGGTACCTCAGCTCCCTTTAAAACTGGCAGAGCCTCTGGATCACGCTAGAGCCAGACCCGACAGCCTACCGTGCCAGAGCGGTCGGCTGAGGCGGGAGAGCCCGCCGCACCTGCGGCCCAACGAGCTCGAGGCCGTCGCCTTGGTAGATGAGAACGTTCTGCGTCCAGTGATTCGATAggaaccgccccccaccccaccccgccccacgaCTCCTCCGACGCGGCGACCCCTGCGTCCCTGAGCCGCGCGCAAGTGCACTCCCGCGACCGCGTCAGGCTGAGAGGGAACCTGGTAAGCAGTAGCGCCCGCGCCCGCGGGTAGACCCTGGTTTGCGGGCGAAGCTAGAGCGCTTCTCGGTGATGGGCAGCTGCCACAGCCAGTACCTGGGCTAGTCGCCCTCTCGCCCCGCCTTCCCCTGCGTCCGTTGACGGCCGTCTGCGCCTCAAGCCCGGCCTCGGTGGAGCGTTGAGCTCCTTTTCCGAGGCTGCTGACTTCAGTGGGTctgcccgcgccgcgcttccctaaGCCCTCAGTGCCTCCTGTGTTTCTCCCCCTCAGACAACCAGACCGGATTTAAACCACTCCCCTGTCCCTCAGTAACTCCGCTCCAGGAAGCTGTCGAGGGCCAAATCACCACGATGGGAGTGGCGGGCTAGGGACGCCTGCCGTTAGGATCTCTTGGAAGGACGAGTGTTTGTGGAACTCGTCCCCTATGAGCACCGTCCAAGAAGACTTGGAAACTTGTAGGAAAAATGTCGCTCTAGGTTCCATAAGGTgtttctgtgtgctgtgcttggtcgcccagtcgtgtccgactcttcgcgaccccgtggactgtagcccgccaggctcctctgtccatgcggattctccaggcaagtataccggagtgggttgccatgccctcctccagggtatcttgccaacccagggatcgaacccaggtctcccgcattgcaggtggattctttacgtctgagccaccaggtgttTTTAGCCCCTGAGGTATTGATCAGTGTCTATAGTTGGTGCTGATGCTAGTCAGAGGGAAAGGAACGTGAGGACTCAACGACTGCCATATCTCATTTACTCTTGTTTACTTCAGTAGTTCTCCATTTAGTCAGGTTTCTTGTTTTAAtcctaggtgattctgatacaaACCATTGACATAGAAAAAATTATGAGCTGTGAATTTCCAAATTCAAAACCCTCTGTGTGAGCTGattttctgtgattctgttttcctcttcttaGTATTGGTGGGCACCAGATGGTGGACCATTTTCACTCTGCATCTTTTCAGTTAAAGCTGTTGATATTAAAGCTGTTCTCAATGTCTTGGGGACatcttttaaaagacttttaaaagctaGCTAGAGCAGATGATTTCAACTGCAGTTCCCTTTTTTTCAGAACTGAGGGGAGCATGAGCCATTTGCAGAACTTACTGTTAGATACACTCCTGGGAACAAAGCATGTGGACAGCGCAGCCCTCATCAAACTCCAGGAGCGGAGCCTATGTGTAGCATCACCAGGATTTAGtgtaagaaaaaaacaagtttggCGTAAGAGTTTaagtctttttctgtaaaaggccatgctgctgctaagtcgcttcagtcgtgtccaactctgtgcgaccccatagaccgcagcccactaggctccctcgtccctgggattctccaggcaagaatactggagtgggttgccatttccttctccaatgcatgaaagtgaaaagtgaaagtgaagttgctcagtcgtgtccaactcatagcgaccccatggactgcagcctaccacgctcctccgtccatgggattttccaggcaagagtactggagtggggtgccattgccttctccgaaaaaggcCATAGATAATACATAAAGGAAAGGGAGTGATAACATTCCAATAAAACTATGAAtactgaaatctgaatttcatgtatttttacatattgcaaaaaaattttttcaactttttaaaaatgtaaaaaccatcgTTAGCTCACAGGCCTGTGTAAGAAAACTGGTAGTGGGTCAAATTTGGCCAGTTCCCCATCGTTTTCCGATTTCTAGTCTGTTTAACCTCTGCAGGTAATGCCCAGTGATGTCCGAACACTTGTAAATGGGTTTGCCAAGAACCCTTTGAAAACCAGAAGAGAAGGATTGTATTTCAAGGAGAAGGACTACAAATGTGTCCGGGCAGATGACTATTCTCTTTATGCCAAGAATGTGAGTGTTCAAGATGTGAAGACAACTGGTAAAAACTTTTGAGTTTGACTCCAAGTTCTCTATGCCTCTCCTGATCCTATCTTTAAAACAGACTAAGTGTGTTACCGCAGTGGCAGTATTTGAGATAGCCAGCAGTCTAGTGCCATGAAGGCATATGTTAAAGAAAGTACTAACAGAGCCTGGTTTTGGGAAACATTCATTCTGGATTTTATCAACTGAATCTTGCCTGAACTGTCTCTCTCCACTGCAATTCGTCTCTCATACTCGATATTATCCTTCTTTCAAAAAAGTGGTATTACTCTTGTGCTTAAAACAACTGTTGGTTCGCTGTTGCCTACAACAATTAAGGGGATGATAGTCGTATTTCTGGTTGCCCTGTATTATGGCTTAGGCACACTTCACCCACATTATACACTAAGTAacctcatttacagatgaggaaactgaggcttaagaaGGTTCAGTAACTCTTCCACAGTCACAGCAGCAAATGGAGGTGCTGGGATTCAAGCCCAGAGTGATctaattccaaaatatatttcctttccaTGACATCTGTTGTTCTCACAGGACAGGGAAATACTACAGTCAATTTGGGAGCTTTCTCAGAATACACATGCTGTTATTACAATAGTCTGAAACTTTTTAAGGAAACACAACTAAATTAGTGAAAAAAGTAAGATTATCCAAAAACAAACATGAATATGAAAGTCAGGAAATAGTGAAAAGTATGGCTGGAGGGTAACTGCTAGTCCTGTTGTTAAAACCAAGAGAAgagcattgttttatttttatccaggAAAACACTGGTGTGATTGTTGTGAAGACCCATCTGTATCTTCTGGTGGCAACTTACTCTGAAGGCATGTATCCTAGTGTCTGTGTGGAAGCCACAGAGAAGTTGGGTAAGTTTGTTTCCAATGCCTGTCTTTCTTTGCTGTGGTAGTAAAGTCTTCTGACTGCAAGTAATGCAGTCAAACCAGCTGAGTCACAGGAAAAATGGGCTCCAGGGACTGGAACACTGAATCCTTCTTTAGTCTTTCCTCCTAAGAGTGTCAGCTTTGTTACATCCCATTGCAAACTGCCTCCTTTCCTCATGGTGTCATGGTCAAGCCTTGCATCCTCTTAATTTCTTATAGAACCCTGATCTGACAAGTCTTAGATCATATTGTTTACCCTTATATCAGTCAGCTGGGGATAGGAGGTGGGAAGGGCAAGGTAAaaaaaatgcaagagatgtagctGCTGGGGGCCATTCTCTATAAAAGGGCCttctacagaaaaagaaatcactatGAGCCAGGCAGCTGGCTTCTTGGTGTCTAGTGGATTCCCTTTCCATGCCTACATTTTCGAATAAAGATCTAATGTAGAACTGGGAAATTATAGCTATGAGAGAAATTATATCTATGAgagttttaattgtattttttattacttgTATTTTTCTCTGTCAAAAATTGTGCATAATTATAGAAATTTggggaaatataatttttattatggaaGATTCTAGGAACATATAATAGACAATAGACA
This window of the Bubalus bubalis isolate 160015118507 breed Murrah chromosome 12, NDDB_SH_1, whole genome shotgun sequence genome carries:
- the PFN4 gene encoding profilin-4, which codes for MSHLQNLLLDTLLGTKHVDSAALIKLQERSLCVASPGFSVMPSDVRTLVNGFAKNPLKTRREGLYFKEKDYKCVRADDYSLYAKNENTGVIVVKTHLYLLVATYSEGMYPSVCVEATEKLGDYLRRKGN